TGTCCTGGAACCGCTGAGTGAACTGGCTCCCCTCCTGAAAATACCGGGGACTGACAGGACTGTCGGGGAGACCGCTCGGGAGGCCGAAAAAAAATACCCTGGACAGGGAATCGGGCCCATGGGGAGACTGGGCGATGATTGACAAAAGATATATCGTGGTCGAAGGACCCATAGGTGTCGGAAAAACGAGCCTCGTGGAGATGATCGGCGGGGAGTTCGGGGCAAGGGTTATCCTCGAAAGGGTTGAGGACAACCCTTTCCTGCCCGGATTCTACCGCGACCCGGCCAGACATGCCTTTCAGACCCAGATGTTCTTTCTCCTGAGCCGTTTTCAGCAGCAAAAAGAGCTTGCACAACAGGATCTTTTCAGCCAGAGTATCATCTGCGATTATCTGTTCGCCAAGGATCGTATCTTCGCGTCGGTAAATCTCAGCGAAGATGAACTGGCATTGTACCGGCAGATCTACAACCTGTTGGACCAGAGGATACCGCGGCCGGATCTCGTGATTTACCTTCAGTCCCCCTCTGATGTGCTTTTGCAGCGTATCAGGAGGAGGGGCAGGGGCTTTGAAAGGGAGATCAGCCGCGATTATATCGAGGCTGTCAACGAGGCCTACAACGGGTTCTTTTTTAGCTACGATCACACCCCTCTCCTGATCATCAACACCGCTGATGTTGATTTCGTCAGGAGACCGGAGGACTTCCAGGACCTGGTCCGGGAGATCCGAAGGATGAGAAAAGGGGTACAGTTCTACGTGCCGCTCGGATCCGCCTGAGTCGGACCGGGACGGGGACCAGTACCGAAGTTGTGTTCTATCGGCAGCCCCCGTTCGCATACGGGGTTTTTTTTTTGAGGTGAATATGAAAAAAAAGATCACAAACCAGACCATCATGGGGATGAAGGGAAAGGAAAAAATAGCCATGTTGACGGCTTTCGATTACCCCTCCGCCCTTTTTGGGGAGCGGGCCGGGGCCGAGATTATCCTCGTCGGCGATTCACTGGGACAGGCCGTGCTTGGACACGACAACACACTGCCTGTCACCATGGAGGCCATGCTCCACCACACGAGGGCCGCCGGAAGGGGCTGTAAAAACGCCTATCTGGTTGCGGACATGCCGTTCGGTTCCTATCAGACCGGCCCCGAACAGGCTTTCGGAAACGCCGCCCGATTCCTCAAGGAGGCCGGCGCTGAAAGCATCAAGATCGAGGGTGGAGTGCGCATGGCCGCGACCATCGAATTTCTGTCTGCCAGGGGAATTCCCGTGATGGGCCATGTCGGTCTCACGCCGCAGTCGGTCCACCAGATGGGTGGCTACAGGGTCCAGGGGCGCGGAGAGGAAGCTCTCAAGGCCCTCCTTGAGGACGCGAAAGCCGTCCAGGAATCCGGCGCCTACTCCATTGTCCTGGAGGGAATACCGCTTGAGGCCGCAAGGAAAATCACGGGTGATCTTGCGATCCCCACCATAGGTATCGGCGCCGGTCCTTTCTGCGACGGGCAGGTTCTGGTCTTTAACGACGTACTGGGCATCTACGACCGGTTTGTGCCCAAGTTCGTCAAACGCTATGCACAAATTGGGGCCGAGATGGAAAGAGCGCTCGGGGAGTTCGTCAGGGACGTAAAGGAAGAGAAGTTCCCCGATGAGGAACACAGCTACGAGTAGGGATGAAAACTGAAGGATGAAAGTCATCTCGACCATTGAACAGATGCACGAGTACGCGGTTCGCCGGAGGCACGACGGTGATCGGATCGGGTTTGTCCCAACCATGGGATT
This genomic stretch from bacterium BMS3Abin14 harbors:
- the dgk gene encoding deoxyguanosine kinase; the encoded protein is MIDKRYIVVEGPIGVGKTSLVEMIGGEFGARVILERVEDNPFLPGFYRDPARHAFQTQMFFLLSRFQQQKELAQQDLFSQSIICDYLFAKDRIFASVNLSEDELALYRQIYNLLDQRIPRPDLVIYLQSPSDVLLQRIRRRGRGFEREISRDYIEAVNEAYNGFFFSYDHTPLLIINTADVDFVRRPEDFQDLVREIRRMRKGVQFYVPLGSA
- the panB gene encoding 3-methyl-2-oxobutanoate hydroxymethyltransferase, with protein sequence MKKKITNQTIMGMKGKEKIAMLTAFDYPSALFGERAGAEIILVGDSLGQAVLGHDNTLPVTMEAMLHHTRAAGRGCKNAYLVADMPFGSYQTGPEQAFGNAARFLKEAGAESIKIEGGVRMAATIEFLSARGIPVMGHVGLTPQSVHQMGGYRVQGRGEEALKALLEDAKAVQESGAYSIVLEGIPLEAARKITGDLAIPTIGIGAGPFCDGQVLVFNDVLGIYDRFVPKFVKRYAQIGAEMERALGEFVRDVKEEKFPDEEHSYE